One genomic region from Chitinispirillales bacterium encodes:
- a CDS encoding NTP transferase domain-containing protein, with the protein MSVTKVVPVILAGGSGERFWPASRSQKPKQVLPLISEKLMIEETIERVIPLCCNSEKPLIVTGEKIAKPICEILNVKYEFDMIVEPIGKNTAPAVAAAAVWCKKNYGADSVMVIVSADHAIRPLEKFVNAVKYGVEIANSEKTLVVFGIMPNRPEIGYGYIELGDEKCVSSDGIKSFSVNKFVEKPSVEKAKEYLSSGKYLWNSGSFIWKTETIIEQFEENMPSLYSDILKLEESGCTKEALNKFYVDCVKESIDFGIMEKAKNVSVIKGVFEWDDIGTWEAMVRIHGKDENRNTCAGNGIFSTENKDCIIVNKSKNSVAVIGAENMLVVNVDDATLVISRDNLPELKKYITEMKNVFPENLY; encoded by the coding sequence GTGAGTGTGACAAAAGTGGTGCCTGTTATTCTTGCGGGAGGAAGCGGTGAAAGGTTTTGGCCGGCAAGCCGTTCCCAAAAACCAAAACAGGTTTTACCGTTAATAAGTGAAAAACTTATGATTGAAGAAACGATAGAACGAGTTATACCGCTTTGCTGTAATTCTGAAAAGCCGCTTATTGTTACGGGAGAAAAAATCGCAAAACCTATTTGTGAAATTCTTAATGTAAAATACGAATTTGACATGATAGTCGAGCCGATTGGTAAAAATACAGCTCCTGCAGTTGCGGCGGCGGCGGTTTGGTGCAAAAAAAATTACGGTGCGGACTCTGTGATGGTTATCGTTTCGGCAGACCATGCGATTCGTCCGCTTGAGAAATTTGTAAACGCGGTAAAATACGGAGTCGAAATTGCAAATTCGGAAAAAACGCTTGTGGTATTCGGAATCATGCCGAATCGTCCGGAAATTGGCTATGGATATATTGAATTGGGTGATGAAAAATGTGTTTCGTCGGACGGTATAAAAAGTTTTTCCGTTAATAAATTTGTTGAGAAACCGTCTGTCGAAAAAGCAAAAGAATATCTATCTTCGGGTAAATATTTGTGGAACAGCGGTTCTTTCATTTGGAAAACTGAAACGATTATAGAACAATTTGAAGAAAATATGCCGAGTTTATATAGCGATATTTTAAAATTAGAAGAAAGCGGTTGTACAAAAGAAGCTCTTAATAAATTTTATGTTGATTGCGTCAAAGAATCAATCGATTTTGGCATTATGGAAAAAGCAAAAAATGTTTCGGTAATCAAAGGTGTTTTTGAGTGGGACGATATAGGTACTTGGGAAGCGATGGTTCGTATCCATGGAAAAGACGAAAACCGTAATACTTGTGCTGGTAATGGTATATTTTCAACGGAAAACAAAGATTGTATAATTGTAAACAAATCAAAAAATTCGGTTGCGGTTATCGGTGCTGAAAATATGCTTGTGGTAAACGTCGATGATGCAACTTTGGTAATTTCCAGAGACAATTTGCCGGAATTGAAGAAATATATAACAGAAATGAAAAATGTGTTCCCAGAGAATTTGTATTAA